Proteins found in one Mycobacteriales bacterium genomic segment:
- a CDS encoding GNAT family N-acetyltransferase, producing MLRTSSACRVLDGRDLDEVLALLARDPVADVFVASRIQQAGLSESRLGAQLWGFGERGRLEALCYSGANLVPVQAGPDAVRAFADRARRQGRRCSSLVGAAASVLPLWRLLEPSWGPAREIRATQPLLALDGPPAVRPDPAVRQVRPDELDVLLPACVAMFTEEIGVSPTLGDGGSLYRARVQELIAQGRAFARIEGGAVLFKAEVGAATAAVCQVQGVWVPPALRGRGLSEGGTAAVAELARSRIAPVVSLYVNDFNLPARRSYARVGFQEVGTFASVLF from the coding sequence GTGCTGAGGACCTCCTCGGCCTGCCGTGTCCTGGACGGCAGGGACCTCGACGAGGTCCTCGCGCTGCTCGCCCGCGACCCGGTCGCCGACGTCTTCGTCGCCTCCCGGATCCAGCAGGCCGGGCTGTCGGAATCCCGGCTCGGCGCGCAGCTGTGGGGCTTCGGCGAGCGGGGCCGGCTCGAGGCGCTCTGCTACTCCGGGGCCAACCTTGTGCCGGTGCAGGCCGGCCCGGACGCCGTGCGTGCCTTCGCCGACCGGGCCCGCCGCCAGGGCCGCCGCTGCTCCTCGCTGGTCGGCGCCGCCGCGTCGGTGCTGCCGCTGTGGCGGCTGCTCGAGCCGTCCTGGGGGCCTGCCCGCGAGATCCGGGCGACGCAGCCGCTGTTGGCCCTGGACGGCCCGCCGGCGGTACGTCCGGACCCGGCGGTGCGCCAGGTCCGCCCGGATGAGCTCGACGTGCTGCTCCCGGCCTGCGTGGCGATGTTCACCGAGGAGATCGGTGTGTCGCCGACCCTCGGCGACGGCGGGTCGCTCTACCGGGCGCGGGTGCAGGAGCTCATCGCCCAGGGGCGGGCCTTCGCGCGCATCGAGGGCGGCGCGGTGCTGTTCAAGGCCGAGGTCGGCGCCGCCACCGCCGCCGTCTGCCAGGTACAGGGCGTGTGGGTGCCCCCGGCGCTGCGCGGTCGCGGACTGTCCGAGGGCGGCACCGCCGCGGTGGCGGAGCTGGCCCGCAGCCGGATCGCCCCGGTCGTGAGCCTCTACGTCAACGACTTCAACCTGCCCGCCCGACGGTCGTACGCGCGGGTGGGCTTCCAGGAGGTGGGCACTTTCGCGAGCGTGCTGTTCTGA
- a CDS encoding aldehyde dehydrogenase family protein, translating into MTLSLKPGTSWDEVYALARTAAPEAFDADRILNLSGGEWKRTGEPGTHVTPVDGSTIQGPPRISHDEAVHAVQQAAGEHKAWAEVDLDERKSRVAAAVAEMRRHRETLALLLVWEIGKPWKLACDDVDRALDGVDWYLGQIERQLAGRSPLPGPVSNIASWNYPMSVQVHAELVQCLAGNGVVAKTPSQGGFHTLTLAHAFMKRAGLPVTLLSGVGAALGDALISSPEIGALAFVGGRANGRKAATTLADTGKRHLLEQEGLNVWGVWDFSDWDSLATHLKKGFDYAKQRCTAYPRYAVQRELLPQFLEMYLPVVRSLSFGHPLAVEGPNDDFPVLNFGPVIHATKAAELREHFDTAVAGKGIPLYRGTLEQGRFLDGQDTSAYVAPACVLEPPPSWALRHAEPFGPLDSIVLVDSHAELLAAMNASNGCLVGSVATDDADFGARIAEELQAFKVGINKPRSRGDREEVFGGKGASWKGAFVGGDLLVQAVTEGEGQVYGNFPAYSLYPEKV; encoded by the coding sequence GTGACGCTTTCGCTCAAGCCCGGTACCAGCTGGGACGAGGTGTACGCCCTGGCGCGCACCGCTGCGCCGGAGGCCTTCGACGCCGACCGGATCCTCAACCTGTCCGGCGGGGAGTGGAAGCGCACCGGCGAGCCCGGCACGCACGTCACCCCCGTCGACGGCAGCACGATCCAGGGTCCGCCGCGGATCTCGCACGACGAGGCGGTGCACGCCGTGCAGCAGGCTGCGGGTGAGCACAAGGCCTGGGCCGAGGTCGATCTCGACGAGCGCAAGAGCCGGGTGGCCGCCGCCGTCGCCGAGATGCGCCGGCACCGCGAGACCCTGGCGTTGCTGCTGGTCTGGGAGATCGGCAAGCCGTGGAAGCTCGCCTGTGACGACGTCGACCGCGCCCTGGACGGCGTCGACTGGTACCTCGGCCAGATCGAGCGCCAGCTCGCCGGCCGCTCGCCGCTGCCGGGCCCGGTCAGCAACATCGCCTCGTGGAACTACCCGATGTCGGTGCAGGTGCACGCCGAGCTGGTGCAGTGCCTGGCCGGCAACGGCGTGGTCGCCAAGACGCCCTCGCAGGGCGGCTTCCACACCCTCACGCTCGCGCACGCCTTCATGAAGCGCGCCGGCCTGCCGGTCACCCTGCTGTCCGGCGTCGGCGCGGCCCTCGGTGACGCGCTGATCAGTTCGCCGGAGATCGGCGCGCTGGCCTTCGTCGGTGGCCGGGCCAACGGCCGCAAGGCCGCCACGACCCTGGCCGACACCGGCAAGCGGCACCTGCTCGAGCAGGAGGGCCTGAACGTCTGGGGTGTCTGGGACTTCTCCGACTGGGACAGCCTGGCGACGCACCTGAAGAAGGGCTTCGACTACGCCAAGCAGCGCTGCACCGCCTACCCGCGGTACGCCGTGCAGCGCGAGCTGCTCCCGCAGTTCCTCGAGATGTACCTGCCGGTGGTCAGGAGCCTGTCCTTCGGCCACCCGCTGGCCGTCGAGGGGCCGAACGACGACTTCCCGGTCCTCAACTTCGGCCCGGTCATCCACGCCACCAAGGCCGCCGAGCTGCGCGAGCACTTCGACACCGCCGTCGCCGGCAAGGGCATCCCGCTCTACCGCGGCACCCTCGAGCAGGGTCGCTTCCTCGACGGTCAGGACACCAGCGCGTACGTCGCGCCTGCCTGCGTGCTGGAGCCGCCGCCGTCCTGGGCGTTGCGGCACGCCGAGCCGTTCGGACCGCTCGACTCGATCGTGCTGGTCGACAGCCACGCCGAGCTGCTCGCCGCGATGAACGCCTCCAACGGCTGCCTGGTGGGCTCGGTCGCGACCGACGACGCCGACTTCGGTGCGCGCATCGCCGAGGAGCTGCAGGCCTTCAAGGTCGGCATCAACAAGCCGCGCTCGCGGGGTGACCGCGAGGAGGTGTTCGGCGGCAAGGGCGCGTCCTGGAAGGGCGCGTTCGTCGGCGGTGACCTGCTCGTGCAGGCGGTGACGGAGGGGGAGGGGCAGGTCTACGGCAACTTCCCGGCCTACTCGCTCTACCCCGAGAAGGTCTGA
- a CDS encoding cytochrome bc complex cytochrome b subunit, producing MSHEQKRTDRLARGIDDRLGSSNFVRRSVNKVFPDHWSFMLGEIALYTFVILLLTGTYLAFFYTPSLSEVVYDGSYIPLQGVTMSEAYASTLEISFDVRGGLVIRQIHHWAALLFLASIAVHLMRVFFTGAFRKPRELNWVIGVGLLLMGIVEGFAGYSLPDDLLSGTGARIAYGIALSIPVIGTWLAFLVFGGEYPGTELLDRLYIAHVFIVPLLLLGLITFHLMMIWYQKHTQFAGPGRTEDNVVGSRLYPAYAAKAGGFFFLVFAVLAVMGGLLQINPVWLYGPYDASQVTAGSQPDWYIGFLDGSTRLMPNWETVAFGYTLSWNVLLPTIIMPGAIFTAMFFYPWLEARFTGDRAYHNLLDRPRDVPTRTAIGTMSLTFYIILLIAGGNDVIASVFQINLNHMTYALRASLILLPPLVYVITKRWCLALQHSDEELLHHGIESGTIRRLPSGEFVEETVPLPVPYRLALNRVEPDQAAIGEHTDPHGPGYGAVELHENEPEKVKGFFRAKRRSDDPAQTSLPRPESAMVETGSRAAEPE from the coding sequence ATGAGCCACGAGCAGAAGCGGACCGATCGACTGGCCCGCGGGATCGATGACCGGCTCGGCTCCTCGAACTTCGTGCGCCGCAGCGTCAACAAGGTCTTTCCGGACCACTGGTCGTTCATGCTGGGCGAGATCGCGCTCTACACCTTCGTCATCCTGCTGCTGACCGGCACCTATCTGGCGTTCTTCTACACCCCCTCGCTCAGCGAGGTCGTGTACGACGGCAGCTACATCCCGCTCCAGGGCGTCACCATGAGCGAGGCGTACGCCTCGACGCTGGAGATCAGCTTCGACGTGCGCGGGGGGCTGGTCATCCGCCAGATCCACCACTGGGCGGCGCTGCTGTTCCTCGCCTCGATCGCGGTGCACCTGATGCGCGTCTTCTTCACCGGCGCGTTCCGCAAGCCGCGTGAGCTCAACTGGGTGATCGGTGTCGGCCTGCTGCTGATGGGCATCGTGGAGGGCTTCGCCGGCTACTCGCTGCCGGACGACCTGCTGTCCGGCACCGGCGCCCGCATCGCCTACGGCATCGCGCTGTCGATCCCGGTCATCGGTACCTGGCTGGCCTTCCTGGTGTTCGGTGGCGAGTACCCCGGCACCGAGTTGCTGGACCGGCTCTACATCGCGCACGTCTTCATCGTCCCGCTGCTGCTCCTGGGCCTGATCACCTTCCACCTGATGATGATCTGGTACCAGAAGCACACCCAGTTCGCCGGACCGGGTCGCACCGAGGACAACGTGGTGGGCTCGCGCCTGTATCCGGCCTACGCCGCGAAGGCCGGCGGGTTCTTCTTCCTCGTCTTCGCCGTCCTGGCCGTGATGGGGGGGCTCCTGCAGATCAACCCGGTGTGGCTCTACGGCCCCTACGACGCCTCGCAGGTCACCGCCGGCTCACAGCCCGACTGGTACATCGGCTTCCTGGACGGCTCGACCCGGCTGATGCCCAACTGGGAGACGGTGGCGTTCGGCTACACGCTCTCGTGGAACGTGCTCCTCCCGACCATCATCATGCCGGGCGCGATCTTCACCGCGATGTTCTTCTACCCGTGGCTCGAGGCCCGCTTCACCGGCGACCGCGCCTACCACAACCTGCTCGACCGGCCGCGCGACGTCCCGACCCGCACGGCCATCGGCACGATGTCGCTCACCTTCTACATCATCCTGTTGATCGCCGGTGGCAACGACGTGATCGCCTCGGTCTTCCAGATCAACCTCAACCACATGACGTACGCGCTGCGGGCCTCGCTGATCCTGCTGCCGCCGCTCGTCTACGTGATCACCAAGCGCTGGTGTCTGGCGCTGCAGCACAGCGACGAGGAGCTGCTGCACCACGGCATCGAGTCCGGGACGATCCGGCGGCTGCCCTCCGGCGAGTTCGTCGAGGAGACGGTGCCGCTGCCGGTGCCGTACCGGCTCGCACTGAACCGGGTCGAGCCGGACCAGGCCGCCATCGGGGAGCACACCGACCCGCACGGCCCCGGCTACGGCGCGGTGGAGCTGCACGAGAACGAGCCCGAGAAGGTCAAGGGCTTCTTCCGCGCCAAGCGCCGCAGCGACGACCCGGCACAGACCTCGCTGCCGCGCCCCGAGTCCGCCATGGTCGAGACCGGCAGCAGGGCCGCCGAGCCGGAGTAG
- a CDS encoding Rieske 2Fe-2S domain-containing protein, with protein sequence MTENTGGQQPSPPTTQTSAEAAGSIRERLAARPTDQANRGGDNRDSGVHESDFQQTDSRAAMHAAVGDEEQRSAGHGPQPVATPAGHRDLTPAEARSAERKVSALFLLSVVGVVGFLATYVLGEWRYDEPGNFYYTRLLGSFMGLALFGIGAGAVLWAKLLMPDEEAVQERHPFGSAPEERAAAAEALKAGLGQANIARRPLLLGSLALGGGALALLPVPLLFSMGPYQHKERVLATTGWKQGVRLIRQNGTPVKLGDLVIGAVESVFPDVDHGTKLADSPALLIRMRPEELELTGQAETWAYSGHVVYSSICTHLGCPVKLYEQQTHNLFCPCHQSTFDAAHGAKVIFGPAARALPQLAISVDEDGYFVAEGDFAEPIGPSYWERG encoded by the coding sequence ATGACCGAGAACACCGGGGGCCAGCAGCCCTCACCGCCGACCACCCAGACCTCCGCCGAGGCCGCCGGCTCGATCCGTGAGCGGCTGGCCGCGCGCCCGACCGATCAGGCCAACAGGGGCGGCGACAACCGCGACTCCGGCGTGCACGAGAGTGACTTCCAGCAGACCGACAGCCGCGCCGCGATGCACGCCGCCGTCGGCGACGAGGAGCAGCGCAGCGCCGGCCACGGCCCGCAGCCGGTCGCGACGCCCGCCGGGCACCGCGACCTCACCCCGGCCGAGGCCCGCTCCGCCGAGCGCAAGGTCTCCGCGCTGTTCCTGCTGTCGGTGGTCGGTGTCGTCGGGTTCCTGGCCACCTACGTCCTCGGCGAGTGGCGCTACGACGAGCCCGGCAACTTCTACTACACCCGACTGCTCGGCAGCTTCATGGGGCTGGCGCTGTTCGGCATCGGCGCGGGCGCCGTGCTCTGGGCCAAGCTGCTCATGCCGGACGAGGAGGCGGTCCAGGAACGCCACCCGTTCGGCTCGGCGCCGGAGGAGCGCGCGGCGGCCGCCGAGGCCCTGAAGGCCGGTCTCGGGCAGGCCAACATCGCCCGCCGTCCCCTGCTGCTCGGCTCGCTCGCGCTCGGCGGTGGCGCGCTGGCGCTGCTGCCCGTCCCGCTGCTGTTCAGCATGGGCCCGTACCAGCACAAGGAGCGGGTGCTCGCCACGACCGGCTGGAAGCAGGGCGTGCGCCTCATCCGCCAGAACGGCACACCGGTCAAGCTCGGTGACCTGGTCATCGGCGCCGTCGAGAGTGTCTTCCCCGACGTCGATCACGGCACCAAGCTGGCCGACTCCCCCGCGCTGCTCATCCGGATGCGGCCGGAGGAGCTCGAGCTCACCGGGCAGGCGGAGACGTGGGCCTACAGCGGCCATGTCGTCTACTCGAGCATCTGCACCCACCTGGGCTGCCCGGTGAAGCTCTACGAGCAGCAGACGCACAACCTGTTCTGCCCGTGCCACCAGTCGACGTTCGACGCGGCGCACGGCGCGAAGGTGATCTTCGGACCGGCCGCCCGGGCGCTGCCCCAGCTGGCCATCTCGGTCGACGAGGACGGATATTTCGTGGCAGAGGGCGACTTCGCCGAGCCCATCGGACCGAGCTACTGGGAGCGCGGATGA
- a CDS encoding cytochrome c, with the protein MTTSSTARARRRSPVSGYAVVLLALSLVGTLYTAFGAPSSEAQVTPRNQSTAAAEGRELYLTGCSTCHGLNLEGGAGGPSLIGVGASSVIFQMESGRMPLNAGLQQAPRKTPKYDLEQIDQIAAYIQANGGGPTVPRGDLTDGDLQLGGSLFRTNCASCHNFAGSGGALTFGKYAPELKSASPRVIYTAMQSGPESMPRYGDNQLTPEEKRAITRFVRYITQEAENPGGASLGRYGPLTEGLVSWIVGITALIVLTLWIGARA; encoded by the coding sequence GTGACAACCTCCTCCACCGCGCGGGCCCGGCGCCGGAGCCCGGTCAGCGGCTACGCCGTCGTCCTGCTCGCGCTGAGCCTGGTCGGCACCCTCTACACCGCCTTCGGCGCGCCCTCCAGCGAGGCGCAGGTCACTCCGCGGAACCAGTCGACGGCGGCCGCGGAGGGACGCGAACTCTACCTCACCGGCTGCTCGACCTGCCACGGGCTCAACCTCGAGGGCGGCGCCGGCGGGCCGTCGCTGATCGGGGTGGGCGCCTCGTCGGTCATCTTCCAGATGGAGAGCGGCCGGATGCCGCTCAACGCCGGGCTGCAGCAGGCGCCGCGCAAGACGCCGAAGTACGACCTCGAGCAGATCGACCAGATCGCGGCCTACATCCAGGCCAACGGCGGCGGACCGACCGTGCCCCGCGGAGACCTGACCGACGGCGACCTGCAGCTGGGTGGCTCGCTGTTCCGCACCAACTGCGCGAGCTGCCACAACTTCGCCGGCTCCGGCGGGGCGCTGACCTTCGGCAAGTACGCCCCGGAGCTGAAGTCGGCCAGCCCCCGCGTGATCTACACGGCGATGCAGTCCGGACCGGAGAGCATGCCGCGCTACGGCGACAACCAGCTCACGCCGGAGGAGAAGCGGGCCATCACCCGCTTCGTCCGCTACATCACGCAGGAGGCCGAGAACCCCGGCGGCGCCAGCCTGGGCCGCTATGGCCCGCTCACCGAGGGCCTGGTCTCCTGGATCGTCGGCATCACCGCCCTCATTGTCCTCACGCTCTGGATCGGTGCCCGCGCATGA
- a CDS encoding heme-copper oxidase subunit III — MVSVGTIVWLSSELMFFAALFAMYFTIRSVQGAEVWAEATEVLNVPYALVFTVILVASSVTCQFGVFAAERGDVYGLRKWFAITLVMGLAFVLGQLNEYRELVTHEHLTIASAPYGSVFYLTTGFHGLHVIGGLFAFVIVLMRSTVGRFSPEKATSAIVVSYYWHFVDVVWIGLFAAIYIIQ, encoded by the coding sequence ATGGTCAGCGTCGGCACGATCGTGTGGCTGTCCTCCGAGCTGATGTTCTTCGCGGCGCTGTTCGCGATGTACTTCACGATCCGCTCGGTGCAGGGCGCCGAGGTGTGGGCGGAGGCCACCGAGGTCCTCAACGTCCCCTACGCCCTCGTCTTCACGGTGATCCTGGTGGCGTCGTCGGTCACCTGTCAGTTCGGTGTGTTCGCGGCCGAGCGCGGCGACGTCTACGGCCTGCGCAAGTGGTTCGCGATCACCCTGGTCATGGGGCTGGCCTTCGTGCTGGGCCAGCTCAACGAGTACCGCGAGCTGGTCACCCACGAGCACCTGACCATCGCCTCCGCGCCGTACGGCTCGGTGTTCTACCTGACGACCGGCTTCCACGGTCTGCACGTGATCGGCGGCCTGTTCGCCTTCGTGATCGTGCTCATGCGCTCGACGGTCGGCCGGTTCTCCCCGGAGAAGGCCACCAGCGCGATCGTCGTCTCGTACTACTGGCACTTCGTCGACGTCGTGTGGATCGGCCTGTTCGCCGCGATCTACATCATCCAGTGA